A genomic window from Candidatus Zixiibacteriota bacterium includes:
- a CDS encoding M28 family peptidase yields MNRVLAFLVIFFVLPGITFADDLYKVVVSSQSQAQALRSSGADPLVQISDGYLVLADEDASYRLRNSALDVRLIAGDVTKETLALDGLWDDTNARRFKVLFERDGVRLLQVDGLSKAVAGGQYGLIEISNENLTIEYTPASANTFLDITWPDDLQGVIDSVNTDSLYSYVWALQSYPFRSVGTENNRLARNWIYNKFVEFGYDSVVVDTFTTYFYTCYNVVAYKIGTTYPDQHVVVGGHFDAVSASPGADDNASGTAGVLEMARVLKDVDVPMTFVFAAFDAEEVGLYGSDYYADRAVAENEQIAFMMNMDMIGYYQGIDLVDLYYGAEAGYALLWDELGQTYTGLSGRFLGTSTRSDHYPFQRNGYDVCFCIEWGFTENPNYHTSHDSIDYVNFDYATRIVQTSLATTYTVAHYPPPLRIVDFEEPGDGSSAVVNWLNVNSPAVDHLTIYFYPLGSPQLIDSVQVSPLDTMYQVTGLLDGTEHVFYIRAYDSEGRTSLGQYEAYFTPTSIPHAPTNLLALPLYDAIRVTWQHSDPELDFDGFMVFRDGEIAAVTDDTIFVDSSASLGADLHSYKVAAIDLDDNISDTLLMTASTTRAATLEEGRILAINRTVRHTLDYADESLTTDFLFEALQGYDFEYFSDTAATTDFYGPIQLGLLDMLDYEVLIVGAEAGRYDDIAVNPVFNGILDTLAYYASIGGKIIVFGRWGNKTVLDTVDYMANSYSYDNAYHDMFHIDNRVLTPTTQVEDTIFASDLIGAHSVHDDYPNLQWDSLLTLTHTNGNDYTFFTDITGISCATYVNLVPGDAEVIYTYDSRDDYIEDEGKPVAWRYLGEDYRYVFFDIPLSAFDRTTAITVLRQAIADVTGGSTSVEDFTDLNVIPSSYALSQNYPNPFNPTTRISYSVPRRAHVTLEVYNILGQKVTTLVDESKAAGNYTISWDGSDERGGKVATGIYFYKLQAGDFIDSKKMLLLK; encoded by the coding sequence ATGAATAGAGTACTCGCATTTCTCGTTATATTTTTCGTTTTGCCCGGTATTACCTTTGCCGACGACTTGTACAAAGTAGTTGTATCAAGTCAGTCTCAGGCTCAGGCCCTCAGAAGCAGCGGGGCTGATCCGCTGGTACAAATCAGCGACGGCTATTTGGTCCTTGCCGACGAGGATGCTTCCTATCGCCTCAGGAATTCCGCCCTCGATGTTCGCCTTATAGCAGGCGACGTAACCAAAGAGACGCTGGCGCTCGACGGCCTATGGGATGATACCAATGCCCGTAGATTTAAGGTGTTGTTTGAACGGGACGGTGTGAGATTGCTGCAGGTAGACGGCCTGTCAAAAGCCGTGGCCGGGGGGCAGTATGGTCTCATAGAGATCAGCAACGAGAACCTTACCATTGAGTACACGCCCGCGTCAGCGAACACTTTTCTCGACATCACCTGGCCTGATGATCTTCAGGGCGTTATCGATTCGGTCAACACCGATTCGCTTTATTCGTATGTCTGGGCTCTTCAGAGCTACCCGTTTCGCTCGGTCGGAACCGAAAACAACCGCCTCGCCAGAAATTGGATCTACAACAAATTCGTCGAATTCGGTTACGACTCCGTCGTCGTTGACACCTTCACCACATACTTTTACACCTGCTACAACGTTGTGGCCTACAAAATCGGGACAACTTATCCTGACCAGCATGTTGTCGTAGGAGGACATTTTGACGCCGTGTCAGCGTCGCCGGGAGCCGACGACAACGCTTCCGGCACTGCCGGGGTGCTGGAGATGGCCCGTGTGCTCAAAGACGTGGATGTTCCCATGACTTTTGTCTTCGCCGCCTTTGACGCCGAGGAAGTCGGTCTTTATGGCTCCGATTACTACGCCGACAGGGCTGTGGCTGAAAACGAGCAAATCGCGTTCATGATGAATATGGACATGATCGGATACTATCAGGGCATTGACCTGGTCGACCTGTACTATGGCGCCGAGGCTGGTTATGCCCTGTTGTGGGACGAGTTGGGACAAACATATACCGGTCTGAGCGGCCGTTTCCTCGGGACAAGCACTCGCTCTGACCACTACCCTTTTCAGCGCAATGGATACGATGTCTGTTTTTGCATAGAGTGGGGCTTCACGGAAAACCCCAACTATCATACATCTCATGACAGTATCGACTATGTGAACTTCGACTACGCTACTCGCATAGTCCAGACTTCTCTGGCGACAACTTACACTGTCGCCCATTACCCGCCTCCGCTCAGGATTGTCGATTTTGAGGAGCCGGGCGATGGCAGCTCTGCGGTAGTGAACTGGCTTAACGTCAACTCGCCCGCGGTGGACCACCTGACGATATACTTCTACCCCTTGGGCAGCCCGCAACTGATAGACTCTGTCCAGGTGTCGCCACTGGACACCATGTATCAGGTGACAGGCCTTCTCGACGGAACCGAGCATGTGTTCTATATCAGAGCCTATGACTCTGAAGGCCGGACATCGCTCGGACAATACGAGGCCTACTTCACCCCTACCTCGATTCCTCACGCCCCAACCAACCTCCTGGCATTGCCCTTGTACGATGCCATAAGGGTGACATGGCAACATTCCGACCCGGAGCTCGACTTTGACGGCTTCATGGTTTTCCGCGATGGTGAGATAGCAGCTGTCACTGACGACACTATCTTTGTCGATAGCTCTGCTTCGCTGGGCGCTGATTTACACAGCTACAAAGTCGCTGCTATCGACCTCGATGATAACATATCGGACACCCTTCTCATGACTGCATCCACCACAAGGGCAGCCACGCTCGAAGAAGGGCGGATACTCGCTATAAATCGAACCGTTCGCCACACCCTTGACTACGCTGATGAGTCGCTGACGACCGATTTCCTGTTCGAAGCGCTTCAGGGCTACGACTTCGAGTATTTCTCAGATACTGCCGCCACCACCGATTTCTATGGGCCAATCCAGCTCGGTTTGCTCGACATGCTGGACTACGAAGTGTTAATCGTCGGGGCCGAAGCCGGCAGGTATGATGATATCGCCGTCAATCCTGTATTCAACGGCATCCTCGATACCCTGGCTTATTACGCTTCGATTGGCGGAAAGATCATCGTTTTCGGACGGTGGGGTAACAAGACCGTGCTCGACACTGTTGACTATATGGCCAACTCCTACTCTTACGACAACGCCTATCACGACATGTTCCACATTGATAACAGGGTACTCACGCCGACCACTCAAGTGGAGGATACTATTTTTGCCTCCGACCTGATCGGCGCTCACAGTGTCCACGACGACTACCCCAACTTACAATGGGATTCGTTGCTGACGCTTACGCACACCAATGGCAATGATTATACTTTCTTCACCGATATTACCGGCATCTCCTGCGCCACTTATGTGAATCTCGTGCCCGGTGATGCCGAGGTCATATACACTTACGATTCCCGCGATGACTATATCGAAGACGAAGGCAAGCCGGTGGCGTGGCGCTATCTCGGCGAGGATTATCGCTACGTGTTTTTCGACATCCCCCTGTCAGCTTTTGACCGCACTACGGCAATCACGGTCCTCAGGCAGGCAATAGCCGATGTAACCGGCGGCTCAACATCGGTTGAGGATTTCACCGACCTGAATGTTATACCGTCATCGTACGCGCTCTCGCAGAACTACCCGAATCCATTTAACCCGACCACACGGATAAGTTATTCGGTGCCGCGCCGAGCGCACGTGACACTTGAGGTTTACAATATTCTCGGACAGAAGGTGACAACGTTGGTGGATGAATCCAAAGCGGCAGGTAATTATACGATATCGTGGGACGGCTCCGACGAGCGTGGAGGCAAAGTCGCCACCGGTATCTATTTCTACAAGTTGCAGGCGGGTGATTTCATCGATTCGAAAAAGATGCTGCTTTTGAAATAG